One Cognatishimia sp. WU-CL00825 genomic window carries:
- a CDS encoding FAD-dependent oxidoreductase, whose product MNKKITIFGGGVVGLTVAAELHSRECDVTVIDPNGAPGPHGCSWWAGGMLAADCEGEVAEEQVVRLGRDAAAWWQSQGAKLTYKGSVVVALGRDRQELDRFARRTENHEMLDQSGLAALEPQLAERFDRALHMRAEAHLNPRVTLTDLQQRLKSEGVKFWKEGAGVGQVIDCTGLAARPALPEMRGVKGEMVILRAPDIRLDRPIRLLHPRFPLYIVPRGDGVFMLGATQIESGERSRATVRSVMELLNAAYALHPAFGEAELLEIGVDARPAFPDNLPRITQKNDKIYVNGLFRHGYLLAPAMARMVGEWLLDGKTPELLHEDHG is encoded by the coding sequence GGTGGGCCTAACCGTGGCCGCAGAATTGCACAGCCGCGAGTGTGATGTGACCGTAATCGACCCCAATGGCGCGCCGGGGCCGCACGGATGCTCTTGGTGGGCAGGCGGTATGTTGGCTGCGGATTGTGAAGGAGAGGTTGCTGAGGAACAGGTCGTGCGCTTAGGGCGTGATGCCGCTGCTTGGTGGCAATCCCAAGGTGCAAAGCTAACCTATAAGGGCTCTGTTGTGGTGGCGCTTGGGCGGGATCGTCAAGAGCTTGACCGTTTTGCGCGTCGTACCGAAAACCACGAGATGTTGGATCAGAGCGGCCTTGCGGCGCTTGAACCGCAACTGGCCGAGCGGTTTGACCGCGCTTTGCATATGCGGGCAGAGGCGCATCTGAATCCGCGAGTGACCTTGACCGATCTGCAGCAACGCCTGAAGTCCGAAGGCGTCAAGTTCTGGAAAGAAGGCGCTGGCGTTGGTCAGGTGATAGATTGCACAGGATTGGCTGCGCGACCTGCGCTGCCAGAAATGCGTGGCGTTAAAGGTGAAATGGTGATCCTGCGCGCACCAGATATCCGCTTAGACCGTCCAATCCGCCTGCTGCATCCGCGCTTTCCTCTATATATCGTGCCGCGTGGCGATGGCGTCTTTATGCTAGGGGCAACCCAGATCGAAAGCGGAGAGCGATCCCGCGCCACGGTGCGGTCCGTGATGGAATTATTGAATGCTGCCTATGCGCTGCATCCAGCATTTGGCGAAGCGGAGTTGTTGGAAATTGGTGTAGATGCACGCCCTGCCTTTCCGGACAACCTGCCGCGGATCACTCAGAAGAATGACAAAATTTATGTGAATGGGCTGTTTCGGCACGGCTATTTGCTGGCCCCTGCGATGGCGCGGATGGTTGGCGAATGGCTGCTGGATGGCAAAACACCGGAGTTGT